A window from Thamnophis elegans isolate rThaEle1 unplaced genomic scaffold, rThaEle1.pri scaffold_38_arrow_ctg1, whole genome shotgun sequence encodes these proteins:
- the LOC116523492 gene encoding vomeronasal type-2 receptor 26-like, which yields MFPKSTHQYNGILHLLLHFRWTWIGVLYLDDDNGERFVQNVLPFFSQRGVCFDFIQRLPKQGFTGEMQKLIEEGLETYKTIMRNTSNVLLIHGEIQTMSILRFLIAGSVYLDISAKPGDKVWIMVAQMDFTSFGFQGSWSIDFLQGAISLAVHSKKVLGFREFLQTRNPISEKEDGFIQSFWESVFECFFSSHSSENLSEKTCTGFEKLGSLPGSLFEVKMTAHSYSMYNAVYAIAHALHHIHSLKFNKKIKMKGQRKKLINQYSWQLHHLLRKVSFNNSAGEKISFDQNGERIAGFDIINWITFPNQSFLKAKVGKIDPYASSKSIFSINDNSIVWPNKFNQTQPISVCNHNCHQGFYKRKKEGKPFCCYDCLPCPEGKISTQKDMDDCVQCPEGQFPNNAKYGCLLKKITYLSYREPLGFGLTILALCLFLITTLMLVIFIKHQGTPIVKANNRNLTYALLISLMFSFLCALLFIGQPRKLTCLFRQSAFGIIFTFAVSCVLAKTIIVVLAFKATKPDSQMRKYMGKPLATSIVMLCSFVQLIICTMWLIITPPFPDLDMHSLAEEILLECNEGSMVMFYCVLGFMSFLALLSFTVAFFARNLPDTFNEAKFITFSMLMFCSVWLTFVPTYLSAKGKYILAVEIFSILASSAGLLICMFLPKSYIILIKPELNSRDQLIRIKN from the exons ATGTTCCCAAAAAGCACTCATCAATATAATGGGATTCTTCACTTACTTCTGCATTTCAGGTGGACATGGATTGGGGTGCTTTATCTTGATGATGACAATGGGGAAAGATTTGTGCAGAATGTCCTTCCCTTTTTCTCACAGAGGGGTGTTTGTTTTGATTTCATACAAAGACTCCCCAAACAAGGATTTACTGGGGAAATGCAGAAACTTATAGAAGAAGGTCTTGAAACTTACAAGACCATCATGAGAAATACTTCCAATGTTTTGCTCATACATGGAGAAATACAGACAATGTCAATTTTAAGATTCCTGATAGCAGGTTCTGTGTATTTGGATATATCTGCAAAGCCAGGTGACAAAGTCTGGATTATGGTGGCCCAAATGGATTTCACTTCCTTTGGTTTCCAAGGCAGCTGGAGCATAGACTTCCTACAGGGTGCCATATCCTTGGCAGTCCACTCAAAAAAAGTGTTGGGATTTCGAGAGTTTCTTCAGACCAGAAACCCGATCTCAGAAAAAGAAGATGGTTTTATCCAGAGCTTCTGGGAAAGTGTGTTTGAATGTTTTTTCTCAAGCCACAGCTCAGAAAACCTGTCTGAGAAAACCTGCACTGGGTTTGAAAAACTGGGGTCTCTTCCTGGTTCTCTCTTTGAAGTGAAGATGACTGCTCACAGCTACAGCATGTACAATGCAGTCTACGCTATAGCACATGCACTGCACCACATACATTCCTTgaaattcaataaaaaaataaagatgaaggggcaaagaaagaaacttatCAATCAATACTCTTGGCAG CTTCATCACCTTCTACGAAAAgtatcatttaacaacagtgctggagagaAAATTTCCTTTGACCAAAATGGAGAAAGAATAGCtggatttgatattatcaacTGGATAACATTTCCAAATCAGTCTTTCTTGAAAGCAAAAGTTGGAAAGATTGACCCATATGCTTCTTCAAAGAGTATATTCTCCATTAATGACAATAGCATTGTATGGCCTAACAAGTTCAATCAG ACTCAACCTATTTCAGTTTGTAACCATAACTGCCATCAAGGATTCtataagaggaagaaggaggggaagccCTTTTGTTGTTACGATTGCCTTCCATGTccagaagggaagatttcaaCTCAGAAGG ACATGGATGACTGTGTTCAGTGCCCAGAAGGACAATTTCCAAACAATGCTAAATATGGATGTCTTCTGAAAAAAATCACTTATCTGTCTTACAGAGAACCTTTGGGGTTTGGTTTGACCATTCTTGCACTCtgtctttttttaattacaaCATTGATGCTTGTGATATTCATTAAACATCAAggcactcccattgtcaaagccaataaTAGGAATCTCACTTATGCTCTCCTTATTTCCCTCATGTTCTCATTCCTTTGTGCTTTACTGTTCATTGGCCAGCCCAGAAAGTTGACATGTCTTTTTCGACAAAGTGCCTTTGGCATCATCTTTACATTTGCCGTATCTTgtgtcttggccaaaaccatcatcgTAGTTTTAGCTTTTAAGGCCACTAAGCCTGATTCCCAAATGAGGAAGTATATGGGAAAACCCTTGGCTACTTCCATTGTAATGTTATGCTCATTTGTCCAACTCATTATTTGTACCATGTGGCTGATCATCACTCCCCCATTCCCAGATTTGGATATGCATTCTTTAGCTGAAGAAATTCTACtagaatgtaatgaaggctcaatGGTCATGTTTTACTGTGTCCTTGGCTTTATGAGTTTCTTGGCACTGCTTAGCTTCACTGTGGCTTTCTTTGCCAGAAATTTGCCAGATACATTTAATGAGGCCAAGTTTATCACCTTCAGTATGCTGATGTTTTGCTCTGTCTGGCTAACTTTTGTTCCCACATACTTGAGTGCAAAAGGAAAATACATATTGGCTGTGGAAATCTTCTCCATTTTAGCTTCCAGTGCTGGGTTACTAATTTGTATGTTTCTTCCCAAAAGCTATATTATATTGATAAAACCAGAACTGAATAGTAGAGATCAGCTGATAAGAATAAAGAACTAA